A single window of Carboxydocella sporoproducens DSM 16521 DNA harbors:
- the rpoC gene encoding DNA-directed RNA polymerase subunit beta': MLDVNNFDRMRIGLASPDQIRAWSSGEVKKPETINYRTLKPERDGLFCERIFGPTRDWECHCGRYKRVRYKGVVCERCGVEVTRAKVRRERMGHIELAAPVSHIWYFKGIPSRMGLILDMSPRSLEKVLYFANYVVIDPGDTPLMKKQLLTEGEYREYKEKYGDDFKAGMGAEAIKELLMELDLDELAAELRREIQESTGQRRVRAIRRLEVVEAFRKSGNRPEWMILDVLPVIPPELRPMVQLDGGRFATSDLNDLYRRVINRNNRLKRLLELGAPDIIVRNEKRMLQEAVDALIDNGRRGRPVTGPGNRPLKSLSDMLKGKQGRFRQNLLGKRVDYSGRSVIVVGPELKLHQCGLPKEMALELFKPFVMKELVAKGLAHNIKSAKRMVERVNPQVWDVLEEVIKEHPVLLNRAPTLHRLGIQAFEPVLVEGRAIKIHPMVCTAYNADFDGDQMAVHVPLSAEAQAEARLLMLSAHNILNPKDGRPVAAPTQDMVLGAYYLTIEKEGAYGEGRYFRDPNEAIMAYETGRCELQAKIKVRYKGEMLETTIGRLIFNEVIPDELGYYNKLMDKKALAQLVDRCYRKLGYSKTAELLDGMKKLGYRYANQAGITIGIADITVPPKKKILLEEADKQVEKIETQFRRGLISEEERYNQVIAIWDKVTKEVTNALMEHLDRFNPVYMMATSGARGNIQQIRQLAGMRGLMADPSGRIIDLPIKANFREGLSVLEFFISTHGARKGLADTALRTADSGYLTRRLVDVAQDVIVREEDCGTTAGITVEAITDGREVIENLKDRIAGRIAATDIVHPETGEVLVRANEEIDDDTADRIIEAGITKVKIRSILTCKTRYGVCKKCYGRNLATGHMVDIGEAVGIIAAQSIGEPGTQLTMRTFHTGGVAGEDITQGLPRVEELFEARRPKGQAIIAEVAGIVKITEPKANRREIEILADNPVDSRVYSVPFGARLKVRNGDRVEPGQPLTEGSINPHDILRVVGLEGVQTYLVSEVQRVYRMQGVDINDKHIEVMVRQMLRKVKIEDPGDTELLPGAAVDIFDFEDENARVLAAGGTPATAKPVLLGITKASLATESFLSAASFQETTRVLTEAAIKGKTDPLLGLKENVIIGKLVPAGTGMSRYRNIKIKEVDSNS; the protein is encoded by the coding sequence TTGTTGGACGTCAATAACTTCGACCGCATGCGCATTGGGCTGGCTTCGCCCGATCAGATTCGGGCCTGGTCCAGCGGTGAAGTAAAGAAGCCCGAGACCATCAACTACCGCACCTTGAAACCGGAACGGGATGGGCTGTTTTGTGAGCGGATTTTTGGTCCTACCCGGGACTGGGAGTGCCATTGTGGCCGGTACAAAAGGGTGCGTTATAAAGGTGTAGTTTGCGAGCGCTGTGGCGTGGAAGTTACCAGAGCCAAAGTGCGCCGGGAACGGATGGGCCATATTGAACTGGCGGCTCCCGTTTCCCATATCTGGTATTTTAAGGGCATCCCCAGCCGTATGGGGCTGATACTCGATATGTCGCCCCGTTCCCTGGAGAAAGTCCTCTACTTTGCCAATTATGTAGTCATCGACCCCGGTGATACTCCGCTGATGAAAAAACAACTGCTTACAGAGGGAGAGTATCGGGAATACAAAGAAAAATATGGTGATGACTTTAAAGCCGGTATGGGGGCAGAGGCCATCAAAGAATTGTTGATGGAATTGGACCTGGATGAGCTGGCAGCTGAACTAAGACGGGAAATTCAGGAAAGCACCGGACAGCGGCGAGTGCGGGCCATTCGCCGTTTGGAAGTAGTGGAGGCTTTCCGCAAGTCCGGGAACAGACCGGAATGGATGATTCTGGATGTACTGCCGGTTATTCCGCCGGAACTGCGTCCGATGGTCCAGCTGGATGGTGGTCGTTTTGCCACATCAGACCTGAATGATCTCTATCGCCGGGTAATTAACCGCAATAACCGGCTCAAGCGCCTGCTGGAGCTGGGGGCTCCGGATATAATTGTACGCAATGAAAAACGCATGTTGCAGGAGGCAGTAGATGCTCTAATCGATAATGGCCGTCGGGGCCGACCGGTTACTGGCCCGGGCAACCGGCCGCTGAAATCCCTCAGTGATATGCTGAAGGGGAAACAGGGGCGCTTCCGCCAGAACCTGTTGGGTAAACGGGTAGACTATTCCGGCCGTTCTGTTATCGTTGTCGGCCCGGAATTGAAGTTGCACCAGTGTGGGTTGCCGAAAGAAATGGCTCTAGAGCTCTTTAAGCCCTTTGTGATGAAGGAACTGGTCGCCAAAGGGCTGGCCCATAATATCAAAAGTGCCAAAAGGATGGTAGAACGGGTTAACCCGCAGGTTTGGGATGTCCTGGAAGAGGTGATCAAGGAGCATCCCGTCCTGCTTAACCGGGCTCCTACCTTGCACCGTCTGGGAATTCAGGCTTTTGAGCCGGTTCTGGTTGAAGGGCGGGCCATCAAGATCCATCCTATGGTCTGTACTGCCTACAATGCTGACTTTGATGGGGACCAGATGGCTGTTCACGTTCCCCTCTCGGCAGAGGCCCAGGCAGAAGCTCGTTTGCTGATGCTGTCTGCCCATAATATCCTCAACCCCAAGGATGGACGGCCGGTAGCAGCTCCCACCCAGGACATGGTATTAGGGGCCTATTACCTGACCATTGAAAAAGAAGGGGCTTATGGGGAAGGCCGCTATTTCCGCGATCCCAATGAAGCCATTATGGCCTATGAAACCGGTCGGTGCGAATTACAGGCTAAAATCAAGGTGCGTTACAAAGGCGAAATGCTGGAAACCACTATTGGTCGTCTGATTTTCAATGAAGTTATTCCTGATGAGCTGGGGTATTACAACAAGCTGATGGATAAAAAGGCCCTGGCCCAGCTGGTAGACCGTTGTTATCGTAAACTGGGTTACAGTAAGACTGCCGAGCTGCTGGATGGTATGAAAAAACTGGGTTATCGTTACGCCAACCAGGCGGGGATAACCATTGGTATTGCTGATATCACAGTTCCGCCTAAGAAAAAAATCTTGCTGGAAGAGGCGGATAAACAGGTAGAAAAAATTGAGACCCAGTTCAGACGCGGATTGATTTCCGAAGAGGAGCGCTACAATCAGGTAATCGCTATCTGGGATAAGGTTACCAAAGAGGTAACCAATGCCTTGATGGAACACCTGGACCGCTTCAATCCCGTTTACATGATGGCTACCTCAGGTGCTCGGGGTAATATCCAGCAGATCCGGCAGCTGGCCGGTATGCGGGGCTTGATGGCTGACCCTTCCGGGCGAATTATCGACTTGCCAATTAAGGCTAACTTCCGGGAAGGTCTGTCAGTGCTGGAGTTCTTCATCTCTACTCACGGGGCCCGGAAAGGTCTGGCTGACACGGCATTGAGAACGGCTGACTCCGGTTACCTCACCCGCCGTCTGGTGGATGTGGCTCAGGACGTGATAGTACGGGAAGAAGATTGCGGTACAACCGCCGGGATTACCGTGGAAGCAATTACCGACGGGCGGGAAGTCATTGAGAACTTGAAGGACCGGATTGCTGGCCGCATTGCAGCGACAGATATAGTTCATCCCGAGACTGGGGAAGTTCTGGTCCGGGCTAACGAAGAAATTGATGACGATACCGCCGATCGGATCATCGAGGCAGGAATTACCAAAGTCAAGATTCGTTCAATACTGACCTGTAAAACCCGTTATGGTGTATGTAAAAAATGTTATGGCCGCAACCTGGCGACCGGTCATATGGTGGACATCGGGGAAGCGGTGGGTATTATTGCTGCCCAGTCCATCGGCGAACCTGGTACCCAGCTGACGATGCGGACCTTCCACACCGGTGGTGTTGCAGGTGAGGACATTACCCAGGGTTTGCCCCGGGTAGAAGAATTGTTTGAAGCTCGTAGACCTAAAGGGCAAGCGATAATTGCCGAAGTAGCAGGGATAGTAAAAATCACTGAACCCAAGGCCAATCGCCGGGAGATCGAGATCCTGGCCGATAATCCGGTGGACAGTCGCGTCTATTCCGTGCCTTTTGGGGCCCGCCTAAAGGTGCGGAACGGCGATCGGGTTGAGCCCGGGCAGCCGCTGACTGAAGGTTCCATCAATCCGCATGATATCCTGAGGGTTGTTGGTTTAGAGGGAGTACAAACCTACCTGGTCAGCGAGGTACAGCGGGTTTACCGGATGCAGGGTGTGGATATTAATGACAAGCACATCGAAGTAATGGTACGGCAGATGCTGCGGAAAGTGAAAATTGAAGACCCGGGCGATACCGAACTCTTGCCGGGTGCAGCAGTAGATATCTTTGATTTTGAAGATGAAAATGCAAGAGTACTGGCAGCTGGCGGCACCCCTGCTACCGCCAAACCGGTATTGCTGGGTATCACCAAAGCATCGCTGGCTACCGAGTCCTTCCTGTCAGCAGCATCCTTCCAGGAAACCACCCGGGTGCTGACAGAGGCAGCAATCAAGGGTAAGACTGACCCGCTGCTGGGCTTGAAGGAAAACGTAATTATAGGTAAGCTGGTGCCGGCTGGTACAGGCATGTCCAGATACAGGAATATAAAGATTAAAGAGGTTGACAGTAATTCATGA